The following proteins come from a genomic window of Sander vitreus isolate 19-12246 chromosome 14, sanVit1, whole genome shotgun sequence:
- the LOC144529072 gene encoding zinc finger protein 706 produces the protein MARGQQKIQSQQKNAKKAAEKKKGQAADQKTAAKAALVHTCPVCRTQMPDPKTFKQHFESKHPKSPMPPELVDVQA, from the exons ATGGCTCGCGGGCAGCAGAAGATTCAGTCTCAGCAAAAGAACGCCAAGAAGgcagcagagaagaagaaaggccAGGCCGCTGACCAGAAAACTGCAGCGAAGGCCGCACTTGTCCACACCTGCCCCGTCTGCCGG acaCAGATGCCCGACCCCAAGACCTTCAAGCAGCACTTTGAGAGCAAACACCCCAAGTCCCCCATGCCCCCTGAGCTGGTGGATGTTCAGGCATGA